A segment of the Moorena sp. SIOASIH genome:
TTTCTGCCTCTTCTAATAATTCGACTAATTCATTACAAGTTTGCGCTGAACTTTCCTCGGTTTGATCTAGGTTATTCCCCTCGTCTGGTATTTGAGATTTATGAGCTTGTTCTAATTCAGCAATTTTTTGATGGGCTAATTCTAAATCAGCCTGGTATTTGGCTTCCAAAGATTGGAGCTCTTGGCGAAAATTAGACTCAAGTTCTTCCTTTAACTCATGGGTAGCTTGTGTCAATTGTTCTTGATATCTTGCTTCCGAGGATTGGACACTTTCGAGAAGACTAGCATCAAATTGTTGCTTCAGGTCATTAGTGGTTTGGGTTAACTGAGCCTGATAATTTTCCTGTAAAGATTGGGCAGGAGCAGCAGGGCTAGACTCTACCTGCTGTTTGACTTCGGCAATTTTATGATTTAACTGCTCTCGATAACTTTCTTGCAGAGCTTGAGAACTTTGTTGTATCCTAGCCTCATACTTATTTTGAAAAACTTCTAATTTTCTGTCGGTTTGTTCGGATAGAAAATCCAGTTTCTTTTGCAGTACAAAAAATACGATTGCCCCAACAACGGCTGCTGTAACTATAGCTACAATAATTGGTATCATAAGGGCTCCTCTTGGGGTTGATATTTAGTTGATTTTATCTGAAAGTGTGCCTGAAGACAGGGTTGTTGGGCAATACCTTAAGGCGTCTGAAAGATTAAAAATTTGTAGAAATGGCCTGAACAGGGCAAGTTGGGATACACTGCTCACAGACAATGCAACGCGATCGCTTAAACTTCAGTCTGAATGTCTCTGGCTCAAGAGTTAGGGCTTGAGTTGGACAAACCCCAGTACATAAGCCACAATCGACACAACTATCCTCATCAATCAAAATCTCGCGACTGAGGAGGGAAACATTAATGTTTTGCGTCCGCATCCACTCAATCGCAGCATCCAATTCATCAATGTCGCCAGATAACTCTAGCACAAGTTTGCCGATTTGATTGGGAGCGACTTGGGCGCGGATGATATTGGCAGCCACATTGAAATCTTTTGCCAGTCGGTAAGTCACCGGCATCTGAATCGCCCGTCGGGGAAAGGTCAGGGTTACCCGTTTTTTCATCGTGATTTGTGAAAATTTATCAGTAGGCCAGTCAAAATCAACCTAACATTCCCACTCGTTGACAGTTATAGCAGAAGTCAGAAGTCAGAAGTCAGAAGTCAGAAGTCAAACTCTTGCGCTTACTTAGGTTTGAGACTTTTTTCATGTCCTAACTGCCCTGGCGACTGCTATAACAGTTAACAGTCAGCCGTCAACCGTCAACAAAAAAGGTTTTAATATAATCTACTTCTAACTTACTCAGGACTTACGCCCCAAACCCTGCTATTGCCTGATTTATAACGAGAAACCGGGTTTTAACTGAGATCTTGCACCATTGTGATTAATCGTAGGGTGGGCAGTGCCTACCAACGCGGTTTGTAAGCTTCATTATCTGTCTGGTGCACTGCCCACCCTACATGAACTAAGTGCTCTTGTTGTAAAATGTAAACAATTATAAAGTTGTACCAAGAAAGTTGTAGCAAGATGGCTATTAATTCACCAGACTCAACTACACCATCATCCTCCCCTTCAGTACCCACTAGTGGCAACCGGATCAGAAACTTTTTAATTGCCCTAGTAGCGATCGCACTGGGTGTTGCCCTATTCTTGGGATTAAAAACTGAGACTAGTCTCGGTTCCTTGGAAGCCCAAGCTGAAGCATCTACCCCTCTAGAGATTGCTCTGAGCAATGGCAAGCCAACCTTGATGGAGTTTTATGCCAACTGGTGTACCAGCTGTCAAGCCATGGCAAAGGATTTGGGTCAACTGAAACAGCAGTATAAAACCAAAGTCAATTTTGTCATGCTGAATGTGGATAACAGCAAGTGGTTACCAGAACTGGTCAAGTATCGAGTAGATGGTATTCCTCATTTTGTATTTTTTGATGAAGCCAGCACAGTGATCGCCCAAACTATTGGAGAACAACCCCGTCAAGTACTCGAAGCTAACTTAGATGCAATAGTAACCCATGTACCATTACCTTATAGCCAAGCTAGTGGTACGGTTTCGGATATTGACGATTCCCTGTCAATTACAATAACTAGTCAAGATGATCCTCGTAGCCATGGCAGTCAGGTAAAAGGCACAAGGTAAAAGGCACAAGGTACAAGGGAACAAGCTTGCATAGAATTTATTGAGATTTTTGCAGCTTTATTTCCCCCTTTGGCCTTTGGCTTTCGCCCTTGAAGCTAATTTTCCGCTACAGTAAAGATTAGCTGCTGACTAATAATCTGCCCCAGAATAATCTGCCCCAGTTGCTAGAGGGTTGGTGATTGATTTGCCAAAATGTCTAGAAAATTCCTGTCAAGTTACCCACAGCCTTTACCCTCAGCCACCAAACCCCTTGACCTAGGTAAACGAAAGTCGATCAGACCGAGGGGAACTTTTAGACGACGCCTAAAATACATATATTGGCGCTTGGTTCGTATGCAAGGAAAACCAGAAGCGATCGCACGAGGTTTAGCATGTGGTGTGTTTGCTGGGTTCTTTCCCCTGTTTGGTCTCCAGTTAATTATAGGGATTTTGCTGGCGGTACTCTTGCGAGGGAACAAAATAGCTGCTACTGCTGGAACTTGGATTAGTAATCCCTTGACTTATGTACCGATTTTTGCATTCAACTTTCACGTCGGAGAATGGCTACTGAATCAGGATGAATTGGCTAATGTGAGTTTCCAATCTTGGCAGGAATTTAGAGAATTGGGGTCAGACATTGTTCTAACCCTATTTGTTGGTTGTTTTGCGGTTGGGTTGGTCTGTGCTGTGGTTAGTTATTGGTTGAGTGTAAAGCTGATCTATCGATTGCGGACTTCTCGTGCCTTGCAGCATCAGAAAAAGCGATGCTCTGAAAGAGCCGCTTCCCGAACGCACCGCAGTGAACACTATAGTGCTAACTCCTGAGTTCTGAGTAAGACTTCATACTTCAAACTTCATCCTTGATAACAGCTAGAGCAATCAAATCCTCAATTTTTTTAATAGTTGTATCCCCTGCTAAGTAACCAATACCTCGATGAAGGTGTAGGCGAAACTGATTCGCTAGGGTTTCTGGCTCCAAACTTAAGCCATCGTTATAGCAGCGTTGTTTGAGAGCAATCAGGAGCAGATCAGCCATATCTCCTGCCATCACGCTCCAAGTGAGTTCAAGGTTACTATCGGCAGGTATGGGAACCGGGGAGGGCATTGTCGGTTCGGCGAGGGAACGGCAGATTGCCCAGCGGCAAAGGACATTCCACTGAGGGATTTTGGTCTGACGTTTGAGTTTAATGAGTTGGTCTTTGGCAGTTTGGGAAAGTGTGATCTGGTTTATTGGGGGTTGCATGTATATATTAATGAAATCAGGTTTACGTTTTCTGGAAAATTACTTTAGTATTTGCCCAAAGTCTTGATAGTTTGGCAACTTGAATTGATGTATAACCATAGAAATATTCAGATCATGATTTAGCTATAAGTACTCAGGGTAAGCGCAAGAAAAAATGGATCATAATGTGCATTGGTTGGATATCGGTTGATCGTGGTTTGAAACCCCTATAATCTCGTATAACTGTACTCGCAATAGAGTTAAATTGTTGAGAATAACCTAGGTTTTTTCTCAATAAGCCACAGCTTATTGATTCTTGCGCTTACCCTGTATAAGTACTCAGCCTTCAGTAGAACTTTTTAGGGCAAATTGGCGTCTTTGATAGCAAATAGCGATAAAATTAACAAGCATGTACATTCGTAAAACTGTCTTCGCCATTGCCCTATTGATTAGCCCGTTATTGATTACTGCTTGCGGCTATAATGATACAAAAGAGTTAGTAGAAGAAGCACAGTTACTGTCAAAACCTCTAACCATCCGGGCAATACTAGATAAAGACCAACCAATTACTGCTGGGGAAACTGTCCAATTCGCTTTTAAAGCTGTTAGCGAGCCTGTCAAGATCTTAGACCCGATTCCGTTGAGAATGACTCTCTACCTACCAGATGGTAGCCAACAACAGTTTATGGTCGATTTGCAAAGTCCAGTTTTCTATTACCCTTGTGATCCTATACCAGAGGATTTGGATTCTTGTAACGATCCCAGTAGTCTGAGGGAGGCGGTGGGTTGGTCTCCTACTGCGCATCCTAGTGAGCGCCAGCTATATCAAGGAGGCCCTAGCATTACCTTGGAGCAAGAAGGAGAATACAGGATTACGTTAGACCCTGTCTCAGAAGCACTCCAAGACAAATTACATGGGCAGTCAACAACATTTATGGTCATGCAGTGACCTGTTGTGAGTAAAAGTAACCCGATTCCACGGTTGTCCGATGTTTATTTGGGTCATAATTTAGCATATACTGTTGTGCGATCGCATCAGCTTCTCGTAATTGTTTCACTTCGACCTTACCAATTTCCGTATCTGTAGACAGCAGAATCACCTGATGGGAGGCGGCGGGGAAGTAGCGTTCCACTAGGTTGCTGCGATGGGAGGAGTCCAATCGTCCGAGGGGGGTATCAATGGCTACCGGTAGATTACGTCCAGAAACACGGGCGAGTCCCCACAATAATGCGATCGCTAATAATTGCTTTTCCCCAGCGGATAGACGATGTTTCGGTACAAGTTTTCCTTGTAGGTCGTACAGGGATAGGCTGAAGCTGTTGGTGTCGATGGCAACTCGATGGACTAGGTCAGATTTATGGAGGAGATAGAGAAAGCATTCGGTTACCTCATGTTCTAATTTATTCAGTTTTCTCAGAGTTAACTGTTCCCGGAAAACCTTAAGGCTCTGTTGGACTTTAGCAGATGCGGCCAGCATATGCTGATCATTTTTGCGGTCAATGGTTTCTTCACCATACCTGGCTAAGTCTTTTTTAGTTTGTGCGATCGCATATCCTAATTTATCACAGCGGCGTTTGGCGATTTCGTAAGCTGCTTGAGCTTGAGCCAATTCCGTTTGTGCCTGTTTTAGTGCATCTTCGAGTTCTTGATAGGATTCCGGAGGAGCAGCTGTTGCTAGTTGTCTTTTAGTTGCATTAATATCTGCTTCCAGATTTTGGCGGTTAACTAATTGCTCCTCAGCTAATTGCTTTTGAGTTGGTTGGTAGTAAGTCAGGAGATTAGTTAGGGAATGAAACATTTCTTCCTCAGCTTCTAACCAAGCGTCTTGACCATCTCCAGCCTCTTGCTCTATTTGTTGATTTTCTTTTGCCAAGAACCCTTTAATTTTATCAAATTTTTTAGCAGGTAACTTCAGGGCAGTCAATAAATCTACCAGACGTTGATCACGCTGTTGTAAAATATCTCTAGCTAGTTTAGCCTGTGATGCCCGCGATTCTTTTTCTGCTTGAGCTTGGGCTTGGGTGAGTAGGGGTTCAATTAACGATAGAGGCAAAATACCAGCTGCTAATTCCCTCATTTGTTCACGAATTTGTTCAGCTTTAGTATTGTAGTGATTGAGTTGACTCTCTAGTTGGTTCCGTTGGGCTGCTATTTTACCACCATCACAGACAAATTTATCAAAAGCTTGTTGCTGTTTTTCCCTGGTTTGTTCTAGCTGCTCTTGAATACTCGCTAACTCTTGTTTAGCTAGTTCATAGTCTGATTGTTCAGAGGAGAGCTTTTTTTCGATATCTTCTAAATTAGCCAGTTGCTGTTGATTCGCCATAGATTTGCGTTTGCGCGTCACTAAAATATCAAGGTCAATGGCTAAGCGGTCAGCAAGTTCTAGACCAAGTAATGATCGAATCGCTTCCACAACAACCGGGGGTGGTGCTTCCACTTCTGCTAGTTCTTTAACCTGTTCCCCATCAAAAAGAAATAGGTTTGATATTCCTAAGGGCAACAGATTTTCAATGTACTCGTCCCAAGTATTGGTTAGGGCAGAATCCAGCCAGTCTCCCTCTAAAATGCCTAAGTTATCCTTACCATCTTTCGGTTTTTTTGTCCAAGTGCGTACAATCCGATACTCCATGGGCTGGTCGTTCTCGATATGTTCAAAAACTAATTCCACTCGGGTGTTGTCAATGGGTAAAGCATTGCGATTGACTGACTGAGTTAGAAAGTCGCTATAACTCAAATTGCCACGGGTGGAACATTGAGCGCGGTGTCCATATAAAGCCAGACGAATAGCATCCATCATAGTGGTTTTGCCACCACCATTCATACCACCGACTAGAATAATAGGTCGAGAGTTATCATCCCTTTTTGGACAGAGATTGATCACCTGACGCCCCAGATAGGGGCCAAAGTTTTCTAGGACAAGTTCAAGGAAAATCACAGGATTTATCAAGTATGAATTTTATAGGGAACAGGGAACAGGGAACAGGGAACAGGGAATCGGGAATCGGGAATCGGGAATCGGGAATCGGGAACAGGGAAAAGAGAAAAAAATATGTGTAGCTCATAACTATGAGAAACGCTATAGTGCCTGTTAATCGTTTACCGTTAAATCTCAACGATTAACTGTAAATAATTAACGCTAAAATGATGAACCGGGCAGCTTTATAAATTCCTCCTCTTCTGGAGTATTAACCCGACCAAGGATTTTGTTACGATGGGGAAAGCGACCAAAACGTTCAATCACTTCTAGATGACGATAGGCATAATTAATGGTACTGGCACTATCAGGATCATCCTTAAGAGTCGAGAATAATTCAACACAGTAGCGCTGATGTTCGAGATTTTCGCTATGCTCAAACGGTAAGTAGATAAACCAGCGCTGCACTGGTAACAGTTCTTTGTCAAAACCTCGATCAACAGCATACTGGGCAGTAGACAATGCTTTGGAATCAGTAGCAAAAGCTTGGGGTTGACCCCGAAACATATTGCGAGGAAACTGATCAAGTAAGATAATTAGCGCTAGGCAGCTATAGGGTGATGTTTGCCAGTTATCTAACTCATCAGCCGCCGCCTGTTGATAGATGTCGAGGAAACGCGTCCGCATTTCTTGGTCAAAATCTGGGTTCTTAGTAAACCAGACTTTGCGGGATTTGCCATATTCGGGTTCGTCCGGCTTACCAAACCAGAAATTTAATATCTGATTAGAGCTATCCAAAGCCTTGATCATAAGTTACTCTAGTTTGAATGATTACGAATTTTGGACTGGAAATTTTAAATTTGCCCAAGCCAGCTGCTTGACAGTGTCAACATCCCCTTCATCAGCAGCTGTTTTTAAATCTCGTTTCAAGTGAGCATTAGCGATCGCATCTTCTTTAGACCGAGAACTAGTGTCAAAGCACCGCTCCAAAGCCTCATAGATACCAATACGACGAGACCTAGTCACATACTGGCGTTCTGTGTCTAGCAGTTTTGCCATTAGTTCGAGATGCATAGCATCATTGTCACAGATTTCTTCTAAGACCTGCCACTCATCACCACCAAGCAGACGGTTTTCAGCGCCAGGACGGATGTCTTTGAAGGCTTCGCCAGTAACTTCTTGATAAATACGGGGCAAACTGTCATCAAATTCGTGTTTTTCTTCTAGCCAGATGCGACGAATCTCACTAAGTTCCTCTCGACTAATCAACGTAATGTCCCGCATATTTTCTGGACAATTCTGACGAATTTCAGTTTCAACAGTAAGCAATTTTCTCAGCCAATACTCCCGTGCTTCTTTGGTATAAGGACCAGGAATTGGCTCAACAGAGATTTGTCCATCTAAATTCCGTTCATACAGTTGGACATTACCATTGCTACGTCTAAAATCTCGTCGCTCACGGTTTTCTCCAGGCTCCAACTCCTTGCGCAAATCCAGTAAAGGTTCCAGCCATTCCTTTTCTTCGTCATTATCAATCATCGCTGTCAGGGATTTATCCTGACTGACTAGTGTACAAACCCAGCAACCAAAACGAGAGCTACCACAACTAGGAGTAGACGTATCTACAACTAATGGACATTCATTATCAGCACTAGCCCCTCGATACATAGCAAATAACTCTTTATTGCTGTATTCCCAGGGGTTTTGCCATTGCATGAGATAGAGCCAAACCTCATCATTTTGCCAATCTTCAATGGGGCTATAAACCAACGAGTTTGGTAAATTGATATTAGGACTTAGACGAGCACGTACTCGCTTAGCTTCCATTTTTTTCATCCGTCTTGCCCGTTGTTGGCTTTCAGCTTTGCGAGTGCCTAAAACAACAATAGCCTCTCCACTAGATCGGATAACATTCCGAATAAAACGGTTAGAGGGTTTAATTTTCAAACGTTCAGTACACCAGCGAAATTTCCCCCGTGGGGCTGGGTAACCTTTGCCAATTAAACTGACCCAGTAGGTTTCTTTAACCTCTGGTTGTAAGAGATGGGGTTCAAAGGGCAATCCTTGAGCTTCAGCCGCCAACTTAATCTGTTTTAGAGAATTGCGAACCCAAGCTGAAACAATGGGATTCTCTACTAAGGTGTCTGTAGTGATGACATAGATAGTCTTAGTTCGCTGTTCTGGTGGCAGAGCTGCGATCGCATTCCATACCAGCTGTAGAGTTGCGGTGCTATCCTTGCCACCACTATACCCTATCACCCAGGGAATTGCATCTAAGCAGTACAACTGTTGAATTTCGGTGGTCAGAGCAGTGATCTCCTCCACCAGCTCAGCCACAGTACGATTTTTTGGCTTATTTTCTGAGAGTTTTACCTGATTCATCTGACTTCACGGCAGTAGGGAAACCCCCTCTAGGCAAGAGCGGGGTGCTGACTCTCTGCTAAGACAAGGCTTGGCAGATTGGTCCTTTTTTTGAGCTTATCCCAAGTTTTGAATAAAATTTCTTGACAGTGGATCTAACGTTTTTCTTCCTAAATTGGTATGATAGATAGTTTTACTCTATCGAAGCCCGAGTATAGGGAAATAAGCTAATTTGATGGTTAAAAACTTGTGCTAGTCTTAAAAATATTTATCGTAAGCATTCAGCGGTCAGCGGTCAGCGGTCAGCGGTCAGCGGTCAGCGGTCAGCGGTCAGCGGTCAGCGGTCAGGGGTCAGCGGTCAGGGGTCAGGGGTCAGGGGTCAGCGGTCAGCGGTCAGCCTAAGGCTCACGCTGGGTGAACAGTTTATAGCAATTCTCTATGCCATGAGGTACAAAGGGATCCCCCGTTGGTCCCCCTTGATAAGGGGGACTTTGAGGTTGAAAAACGTACCTCATAAATCCTAGAAACGCTATATTTTATTCAAAAGCACCGATTGCGCTACTTGAGGTACTGCGCGAACAGTAGCACCTCAAGTAGCCCATAAGCACCTCAAGTACCGTGGCACAGCCTTTGGCCTTTGGCCACGCTGTGCGAACGAAGCTGGGAGGTAGCGCATTAGCTGATAGCTGAAAGCACCTCAAGTAGCGTGTGCGTAGCACATAAGCTGAAAGCTGATAGCACCTCAAGTAGCGTGTGCGTAGCACATAAGCTGATATCTAATAGCTGATATCTAATAGCTGATATCTAATAGCTGATATCTAATAGCTGATATCTAATAGCTGAAAGCTGAAAGCTGATAGCTGATATCTAATAGCTGATATCTAATAGCTGAAAGCTGAAAGCTGAAAGCTGAAAGCTGATAGCTGATAGCTTCTACAACGCAGCATTATTGGTTTAAAACTATGGTGATCAAAACTGAAAATCATCCTAATGACCTCGCTAAGCAAATTCTTGAACAAGAAAACCGAGATCGACAGGCGCTGGCATTATTGCTCGATAGGCATCTGGCTAGAAACGACCAAATCTTGGTGCAAAAAACTCACATGGGCACTACAGAGGCATTTATTGGCTCAGTCACTCTGGAATGGTTAGCGATTCGCGTCCGCTACGCCTCCCAACTGCCGCTATTTCAACAAAAGTTTGATCAACAGACTAACAATATCGTCAGGGATGCCGATACCATCGAAGCGCTTCAGCAGCGTCCCCTTGATTGGTCACGTCAAGCTGCTCTGGCTCAATATCTAGCAGCCCGCAAAACTCACAAGTTTCCCCCAGTCCTAGTAGTGCTTAGCTCTGGGTGGGTAGAT
Coding sequences within it:
- a CDS encoding HEAT repeat domain-containing protein, which produces MIPIIVAIVTAAVVGAIVFFVLQKKLDFLSEQTDRKLEVFQNKYEARIQQSSQALQESYREQLNHKIAEVKQQVESSPAAPAQSLQENYQAQLTQTTNDLKQQFDASLLESVQSSEARYQEQLTQATHELKEELESNFRQELQSLEAKYQADLELAHQKIAELEQAHKSQIPDEGNNLDQTEESSAQTCNELVELLEEAETNQDEPQPVVKDEMLPEPSQPEQPVLTETPSITTQPSQSDLDLGETITALGNYGQASDIPQLSKYINHPESLIRGSIASALGKIAAAQGLRAEIQQAIPLIGKLIQDPQPSVRQSAVEALSNIKSEKVIPLLERALRDPDSNVVKSASAGISQFKSYRRTPKPKPAKKTVKPSKP
- a CDS encoding NIL domain-containing protein, whose product is MKKRVTLTFPRRAIQMPVTYRLAKDFNVAANIIRAQVAPNQIGKLVLELSGDIDELDAAIEWMRTQNINVSLLSREILIDEDSCVDCGLCTGVCPTQALTLEPETFRLKFKRSRCIVCEQCIPTCPVQAISTNF
- a CDS encoding thioredoxin family protein, with the protein product MAINSPDSTTPSSSPSVPTSGNRIRNFLIALVAIALGVALFLGLKTETSLGSLEAQAEASTPLEIALSNGKPTLMEFYANWCTSCQAMAKDLGQLKQQYKTKVNFVMLNVDNSKWLPELVKYRVDGIPHFVFFDEASTVIAQTIGEQPRQVLEANLDAIVTHVPLPYSQASGTVSDIDDSLSITITSQDDPRSHGSQVKGTR
- a CDS encoding DUF2062 domain-containing protein, whose protein sequence is MSRKFLSSYPQPLPSATKPLDLGKRKSIRPRGTFRRRLKYIYWRLVRMQGKPEAIARGLACGVFAGFFPLFGLQLIIGILLAVLLRGNKIAATAGTWISNPLTYVPIFAFNFHVGEWLLNQDELANVSFQSWQEFRELGSDIVLTLFVGCFAVGLVCAVVSYWLSVKLIYRLRTSRALQHQKKRCSERAASRTHRSEHYSANS
- the dndE gene encoding DNA sulfur modification protein DndE, which encodes MQPPINQITLSQTAKDQLIKLKRQTKIPQWNVLCRWAICRSLAEPTMPSPVPIPADSNLELTWSVMAGDMADLLLIALKQRCYNDGLSLEPETLANQFRLHLHRGIGYLAGDTTIKKIEDLIALAVIKDEV
- the dndD gene encoding DNA sulfur modification protein DndD, whose protein sequence is MIFLELVLENFGPYLGRQVINLCPKRDDNSRPIILVGGMNGGGKTTMMDAIRLALYGHRAQCSTRGNLSYSDFLTQSVNRNALPIDNTRVELVFEHIENDQPMEYRIVRTWTKKPKDGKDNLGILEGDWLDSALTNTWDEYIENLLPLGISNLFLFDGEQVKELAEVEAPPPVVVEAIRSLLGLELADRLAIDLDILVTRKRKSMANQQQLANLEDIEKKLSSEQSDYELAKQELASIQEQLEQTREKQQQAFDKFVCDGGKIAAQRNQLESQLNHYNTKAEQIREQMRELAAGILPLSLIEPLLTQAQAQAEKESRASQAKLARDILQQRDQRLVDLLTALKLPAKKFDKIKGFLAKENQQIEQEAGDGQDAWLEAEEEMFHSLTNLLTYYQPTQKQLAEEQLVNRQNLEADINATKRQLATAAPPESYQELEDALKQAQTELAQAQAAYEIAKRRCDKLGYAIAQTKKDLARYGEETIDRKNDQHMLAASAKVQQSLKVFREQLTLRKLNKLEHEVTECFLYLLHKSDLVHRVAIDTNSFSLSLYDLQGKLVPKHRLSAGEKQLLAIALLWGLARVSGRNLPVAIDTPLGRLDSSHRSNLVERYFPAASHQVILLSTDTEIGKVEVKQLREADAIAQQYMLNYDPNKHRTTVESGYFYSQQVTA
- a CDS encoding DUF924 family protein; translated protein: MIKALDSSNQILNFWFGKPDEPEYGKSRKVWFTKNPDFDQEMRTRFLDIYQQAAADELDNWQTSPYSCLALIILLDQFPRNMFRGQPQAFATDSKALSTAQYAVDRGFDKELLPVQRWFIYLPFEHSENLEHQRYCVELFSTLKDDPDSASTINYAYRHLEVIERFGRFPHRNKILGRVNTPEEEEFIKLPGSSF
- the dndC gene encoding DNA phosphorothioation system sulfurtransferase DndC, which gives rise to MNQVKLSENKPKNRTVAELVEEITALTTEIQQLYCLDAIPWVIGYSGGKDSTATLQLVWNAIAALPPEQRTKTIYVITTDTLVENPIVSAWVRNSLKQIKLAAEAQGLPFEPHLLQPEVKETYWVSLIGKGYPAPRGKFRWCTERLKIKPSNRFIRNVIRSSGEAIVVLGTRKAESQQRARRMKKMEAKRVRARLSPNINLPNSLVYSPIEDWQNDEVWLYLMQWQNPWEYSNKELFAMYRGASADNECPLVVDTSTPSCGSSRFGCWVCTLVSQDKSLTAMIDNDEEKEWLEPLLDLRKELEPGENRERRDFRRSNGNVQLYERNLDGQISVEPIPGPYTKEAREYWLRKLLTVETEIRQNCPENMRDITLISREELSEIRRIWLEEKHEFDDSLPRIYQEVTGEAFKDIRPGAENRLLGGDEWQVLEEICDNDAMHLELMAKLLDTERQYVTRSRRIGIYEALERCFDTSSRSKEDAIANAHLKRDLKTAADEGDVDTVKQLAWANLKFPVQNS